From Musa acuminata AAA Group cultivar baxijiao chromosome BXJ3-8, Cavendish_Baxijiao_AAA, whole genome shotgun sequence, one genomic window encodes:
- the LOC135580945 gene encoding uncharacterized protein LOC135580945 isoform X1 — protein sequence MEVDVKELNTKGKECVRLADGKNDADECNHFTIRGYVAGVRKRDARICWPLFMPDNESSDILANMLPPLHVSKFKRWSCLNCIHMINASADATGNADSTNVQHKDINIKKILLNDDTKRLCFHSKECENIVHGERLVSNSCNNVSHVKPSTALYCGKKETGSTTEDAAREGTQIFICEKFRSEENQDQTFKPALAVAEGVELEARETQTRNIMVTQNKFDTIHLCDDVSPLVSVKPNRHSTNGVSDRVLIFGGTNPATYGNKDNVDGIAAKGKIYVIPDGMPKECRNLVGVDLGILRDDALTATAANVTNYDFTGLDQSNNEASYGTLDLSDGVNCSQNQNSLLSSSHEKVNHKKARKLRLLEDILKSEELHVPKKVCAFKGDAETCEMMNSDDRCSVGTNFEAQTRNCKSNLASRNSEVTTANPVNGAEADQSKDEEVTLLHWLKKVSKKFVTDDFQNKKALGAKGSAEIMYMEKVGISPSTHNEKDANPLPKRSGVSKQKKCYSVEKENKVPQVKPSGRCLISQKENLISKIAMMKHVCPDNVYPKMRNMISAPGKLVRSCDKKANFNRRKKKASQVEDRNSLQINWSRKGVVKKRRTTKMHEKEALDDIPMDIVELLARNQHERSLTNAEIASKKHHELSIINGEIRSGNISCVSEYCGSKDTNALYKSNALVNDTVHDVPTASCGKQNADHGTEAYNCAKYQKHILIDLNQQATEFPAIPAYDGHQSSTTHIPVVDPRKTHSLPSSCGRIRMQDFGSYKKDGVSAQSSAAGTHDMLSAPVKGRKYGISSGNNHAHCNYGKMVPYDSVFDRNQNTVVKTTDYQEPVMLTGSHILNAGGKSEQSTNRTTQPTTSCTVGGGNRCHSGGTGPMDLSNNDMISALHLLRLVDQAALTGTSWDINRVGIAQNSNLNFTNQSTQVPGVKNGVKIREAHQNSVATGYSAHNQNEGNFSRPHRPVPRVGVLGSLLQKEIMTRSNKCVAPLGCGARWSGELPSFFTEGIGRTDASYSANHTEYGDHSSQLSVTASTKTIVKAGDSPVHKFEMRQVRVSKNNELIQSVRHDCTTTNCIVNRNPADFSIPDEDNIYMRGFEDVSSKCPFPHKNPWYQTHHDGKKWQTMKLPVLKGP from the exons ATGGAAGTAGATGTAAAGGAGCTCAATACCAAAGGAAAAGAATGTGTTCGTTTGGCTGATGGCAAGAATGATGCAGATGAGTGCAACCATTTTACAATTCG TGGTTACGTTGCTGGTGTTCGGAAGAGGGATGCAAGGATTTGTTGGCCATTATTTATGCCCGACAATGAAAGTTCAGATATACTCGCCAACATGCTGCCACCCCTGCATGTTTCTAAGTTCAAACGATGGAGTTGCCTGAACTGTATTCATATGATTAACGCTTCTGCAGATGCAACAGGAAATGCAGACTCTACAAATGTACAACACaaagatataaatataaaaaaaattcttttaaatgatgatacaaaaaGGTTATGTTTTCATTCTAAAGAATGTGAAAACATCGTACATGGGGAGAGGCTAGTCTCAAATTCTTGTAACAATGTTAGTCATGTCAAACCTAGCACAGCACTATATTGTGGCAAGAAAGAGACTGGATCTACAACAGAAGATGCAGCCAGAGAAG GTACACAAATATTTATATGTGAGAAATTTAGATCTGAAGAGAATCAAGATCAGACATTCAAACCTGCGTTGGCTGTGGCTGAAGGTGTGGAATTAGAAGCAAGAGAAACCCAGACAAGAAACATTATGGTTACTCAAAACAAATTTGATACTATTCATCTTTGTGATGATGTTTCTCCCCTGGTTTCTGTCAAACCAAATAGACATTCAACCAATGGAGTATCTGATAGAGTACTGATTTTCGGAGGCACCAATCCTGCAACATATGGAAACAAAGATAATGTTGATGGGATTGCTGCCAAAGGCAAAATATATGTAATACCTGATGGCATGCCCAAAGAATGTAGGAATCTGGTTGGTGTTGATCTTGGCATTCTAAGAGATGATGCACTAACTGCAACTGCAGCTAATGTCACCAATTATGATTTTACAGGCTTAGATCAGAGCAACAATGAAGCATCATATGGTACTCTAGATTTATCTGATGGTGTGAATTGTAGCCAAAATCAGAACAGTCTGTTGAGCAGTTCACATGAAAAAGTGAACCACAAAAAGGCTCGTAAGCTACGGTTGCTGGAGGATATTCTGAAAAGTGAAGAGTTACATGTACCTAAAAAAGTTTGTGCTTTCAAAGGAGATGCAGAAACATGTGAAATGATGAACAGTGATGACCGATGTTCAGTTGGAACAAACTTTGAAGCTCAAACCAGAAATTGCAAAAGCAATCTTGCTAGCCGGAACTCTGAAGTGACAACTGCCAATCCTGttaatggtgcagaagctgatcaGAGCAAAGATGAGGAGGTTACTCTACTTCATTGGCTAAAGAAGGTTTCTAAGAAATTTGTCACTGATGACTTTCAAAACAAGAAGGCCCTTGGTGCAAAAGGATCTGCTGAAATCATGTACATGGAGAAAGTTGGTATATCTCCTAGTACACATAATGAGAAGGATGCAAATCCTCTTCCTAAACGTTCTGGAGTAAGTAAACAGAAAAAATGTTATAGTGTTGAAAAGGAAAATAAGGTGCCTCAAGTTAAACCAAGTGGCCGTTGCCTCATATCACAAAAGGAAAATTTAATTTCTAAAATAGCAATGATGAAACATGTTTGTCCTGACAATGTTTATCCTAAAATGAGAAACATGATTTCTGCACCTGGGAAACTAGTTAGGAGTTGTGATAAAAAAGCCAACTTTAATAGAAGGAAGAAAAAGGCATCACAAGTTGAGGACAGAAATTCTTTGCAGATAAACTGGTCAAGG AAAGGAGTGGTAAAGAAACGAAGGACCACAAAGATGCATGAAAAAGAAGCTCTAGATGACATTCCAATGGATATTGTCGAACTCTTAGCTAGAAACCAGCATGAAAGAAGTCTGACGAATGCTGAGATTGCTAGCAAAAAGCATCATGAGTTGTCAATTATAAATGGTGAGATAAGGTCTGGAAATATTTCATGTGTATCTGAATATTGTGGAAGCAAGGATACAAATGCCCTGTATAAGAGCAATGCCCTGGTCAATGATACAGTACATGATGTTCCCACTGCCTCCTGTGGTAAACAGAATGCTGACCATGGTACAGAAGCCTACAATTGTGCTAAATATCAGAAGCATATCCTCATTGATCTGAACCAACAAGCTACAGAGTTTCCGGCAATTCCAGCATATGATGGGCACCAATCCAGTACAACTCACATTCCTGTTGTTGATCCTAGGAAAACCCATTCTCTTCCAAGTTCTTGTGGCAGAATCAGGATGCAAGATTTCGGATCATATAAAAAAGATGGAGTTTCAGCTCAGAGTTCAGCTGCAGGTACCCATGACATGTTGTCAGCACCAGTAAAAGGTAGAAAATATGGAATCAGTTCTGGGAACAACCATGCTCATTGCAATTATGGAAAAATGGTACCTTATGATTCagtttttgatagaaatcagaacacaGTTGTTAAAACAACTGATTATCAGGAACCAGTGATGCTAACTGGTTCCCATATACTGAATGCGGGAGGAAAATCTGAGCAATCCACAAACAGGACAACTCAACCAACCACATCTTGCACTGTGGGAGGAGGAAACAGGTGCCATTCAGGAGGAACAGGGCCAATGGATTTGTCTAACAATGATATGATATCAGCATTACATTTGCTTAGGCTAGTTGATCAGGCAGCTCTGACAGGTACATCATGGGATATAAACCGTGTCGGAATTGCCCAAAATTCCAACTTAAATTTTACTAATCAATCCACTCAGGTGCCTGGTGTGAAAAATGGGGTCAAAATTAGAGAAGCCCATCAAAATTCAGTTGCAACTGGGTACTCTGCTCATAATCAAAATGAGGGAAATTTCAGCAGACCTCACCGCCCAGTTCCTAGAGTAGGTGTTCTTGGGTCTTTGCTGCAAAAGGAAATCATGACTCGTTCAAACAAGTGTGTGGCACCACTGGGTTGTGGAGCTAGATGGTCTGGCGAACTTCCATCTTTCTTCACTGAAGGAATAGGGAGAACAGATGCCTCTTATTCAGCTAACCATACTGAATATGGTGATCACAGTAGCCAACTCTCTGTGACTGCAAGTACCAAAACGATAGTAAAAGCTGGTGATTCTCCTGTACATAAGTTTGAGATGAGGCAGGTTCGGGTCAGCAAAAACAATGAGCTCATCCAATCTGTTAGACATGATTGCACAACTACAAACTGCATTGTCAACAGAAACCCTGCTGACTTCAGCATACCTGATGAAGACAACATCTACATGCGAGGGTTTGAAGATGTAAGCTCTAAATGTCCGTTCCCCCACAAAAATCCATGGTATCAAACTCATCATGATGGGAAGAAGTGGCAGACGATGAAGCTTCCAGTTCTGAAGGGACCTTGA
- the LOC135580945 gene encoding uncharacterized protein LOC135580945 isoform X2, translating into MVCGYVAGVRKRDARICWPLFMPDNESSDILANMLPPLHVSKFKRWSCLNCIHMINASADATGNADSTNVQHKDINIKKILLNDDTKRLCFHSKECENIVHGERLVSNSCNNVSHVKPSTALYCGKKETGSTTEDAAREGTQIFICEKFRSEENQDQTFKPALAVAEGVELEARETQTRNIMVTQNKFDTIHLCDDVSPLVSVKPNRHSTNGVSDRVLIFGGTNPATYGNKDNVDGIAAKGKIYVIPDGMPKECRNLVGVDLGILRDDALTATAANVTNYDFTGLDQSNNEASYGTLDLSDGVNCSQNQNSLLSSSHEKVNHKKARKLRLLEDILKSEELHVPKKVCAFKGDAETCEMMNSDDRCSVGTNFEAQTRNCKSNLASRNSEVTTANPVNGAEADQSKDEEVTLLHWLKKVSKKFVTDDFQNKKALGAKGSAEIMYMEKVGISPSTHNEKDANPLPKRSGVSKQKKCYSVEKENKVPQVKPSGRCLISQKENLISKIAMMKHVCPDNVYPKMRNMISAPGKLVRSCDKKANFNRRKKKASQVEDRNSLQINWSRKGVVKKRRTTKMHEKEALDDIPMDIVELLARNQHERSLTNAEIASKKHHELSIINGEIRSGNISCVSEYCGSKDTNALYKSNALVNDTVHDVPTASCGKQNADHGTEAYNCAKYQKHILIDLNQQATEFPAIPAYDGHQSSTTHIPVVDPRKTHSLPSSCGRIRMQDFGSYKKDGVSAQSSAAGTHDMLSAPVKGRKYGISSGNNHAHCNYGKMVPYDSVFDRNQNTVVKTTDYQEPVMLTGSHILNAGGKSEQSTNRTTQPTTSCTVGGGNRCHSGGTGPMDLSNNDMISALHLLRLVDQAALTGTSWDINRVGIAQNSNLNFTNQSTQVPGVKNGVKIREAHQNSVATGYSAHNQNEGNFSRPHRPVPRVGVLGSLLQKEIMTRSNKCVAPLGCGARWSGELPSFFTEGIGRTDASYSANHTEYGDHSSQLSVTASTKTIVKAGDSPVHKFEMRQVRVSKNNELIQSVRHDCTTTNCIVNRNPADFSIPDEDNIYMRGFEDVSSKCPFPHKNPWYQTHHDGKKWQTMKLPVLKGP; encoded by the exons ATGGTTTG TGGTTACGTTGCTGGTGTTCGGAAGAGGGATGCAAGGATTTGTTGGCCATTATTTATGCCCGACAATGAAAGTTCAGATATACTCGCCAACATGCTGCCACCCCTGCATGTTTCTAAGTTCAAACGATGGAGTTGCCTGAACTGTATTCATATGATTAACGCTTCTGCAGATGCAACAGGAAATGCAGACTCTACAAATGTACAACACaaagatataaatataaaaaaaattcttttaaatgatgatacaaaaaGGTTATGTTTTCATTCTAAAGAATGTGAAAACATCGTACATGGGGAGAGGCTAGTCTCAAATTCTTGTAACAATGTTAGTCATGTCAAACCTAGCACAGCACTATATTGTGGCAAGAAAGAGACTGGATCTACAACAGAAGATGCAGCCAGAGAAG GTACACAAATATTTATATGTGAGAAATTTAGATCTGAAGAGAATCAAGATCAGACATTCAAACCTGCGTTGGCTGTGGCTGAAGGTGTGGAATTAGAAGCAAGAGAAACCCAGACAAGAAACATTATGGTTACTCAAAACAAATTTGATACTATTCATCTTTGTGATGATGTTTCTCCCCTGGTTTCTGTCAAACCAAATAGACATTCAACCAATGGAGTATCTGATAGAGTACTGATTTTCGGAGGCACCAATCCTGCAACATATGGAAACAAAGATAATGTTGATGGGATTGCTGCCAAAGGCAAAATATATGTAATACCTGATGGCATGCCCAAAGAATGTAGGAATCTGGTTGGTGTTGATCTTGGCATTCTAAGAGATGATGCACTAACTGCAACTGCAGCTAATGTCACCAATTATGATTTTACAGGCTTAGATCAGAGCAACAATGAAGCATCATATGGTACTCTAGATTTATCTGATGGTGTGAATTGTAGCCAAAATCAGAACAGTCTGTTGAGCAGTTCACATGAAAAAGTGAACCACAAAAAGGCTCGTAAGCTACGGTTGCTGGAGGATATTCTGAAAAGTGAAGAGTTACATGTACCTAAAAAAGTTTGTGCTTTCAAAGGAGATGCAGAAACATGTGAAATGATGAACAGTGATGACCGATGTTCAGTTGGAACAAACTTTGAAGCTCAAACCAGAAATTGCAAAAGCAATCTTGCTAGCCGGAACTCTGAAGTGACAACTGCCAATCCTGttaatggtgcagaagctgatcaGAGCAAAGATGAGGAGGTTACTCTACTTCATTGGCTAAAGAAGGTTTCTAAGAAATTTGTCACTGATGACTTTCAAAACAAGAAGGCCCTTGGTGCAAAAGGATCTGCTGAAATCATGTACATGGAGAAAGTTGGTATATCTCCTAGTACACATAATGAGAAGGATGCAAATCCTCTTCCTAAACGTTCTGGAGTAAGTAAACAGAAAAAATGTTATAGTGTTGAAAAGGAAAATAAGGTGCCTCAAGTTAAACCAAGTGGCCGTTGCCTCATATCACAAAAGGAAAATTTAATTTCTAAAATAGCAATGATGAAACATGTTTGTCCTGACAATGTTTATCCTAAAATGAGAAACATGATTTCTGCACCTGGGAAACTAGTTAGGAGTTGTGATAAAAAAGCCAACTTTAATAGAAGGAAGAAAAAGGCATCACAAGTTGAGGACAGAAATTCTTTGCAGATAAACTGGTCAAGG AAAGGAGTGGTAAAGAAACGAAGGACCACAAAGATGCATGAAAAAGAAGCTCTAGATGACATTCCAATGGATATTGTCGAACTCTTAGCTAGAAACCAGCATGAAAGAAGTCTGACGAATGCTGAGATTGCTAGCAAAAAGCATCATGAGTTGTCAATTATAAATGGTGAGATAAGGTCTGGAAATATTTCATGTGTATCTGAATATTGTGGAAGCAAGGATACAAATGCCCTGTATAAGAGCAATGCCCTGGTCAATGATACAGTACATGATGTTCCCACTGCCTCCTGTGGTAAACAGAATGCTGACCATGGTACAGAAGCCTACAATTGTGCTAAATATCAGAAGCATATCCTCATTGATCTGAACCAACAAGCTACAGAGTTTCCGGCAATTCCAGCATATGATGGGCACCAATCCAGTACAACTCACATTCCTGTTGTTGATCCTAGGAAAACCCATTCTCTTCCAAGTTCTTGTGGCAGAATCAGGATGCAAGATTTCGGATCATATAAAAAAGATGGAGTTTCAGCTCAGAGTTCAGCTGCAGGTACCCATGACATGTTGTCAGCACCAGTAAAAGGTAGAAAATATGGAATCAGTTCTGGGAACAACCATGCTCATTGCAATTATGGAAAAATGGTACCTTATGATTCagtttttgatagaaatcagaacacaGTTGTTAAAACAACTGATTATCAGGAACCAGTGATGCTAACTGGTTCCCATATACTGAATGCGGGAGGAAAATCTGAGCAATCCACAAACAGGACAACTCAACCAACCACATCTTGCACTGTGGGAGGAGGAAACAGGTGCCATTCAGGAGGAACAGGGCCAATGGATTTGTCTAACAATGATATGATATCAGCATTACATTTGCTTAGGCTAGTTGATCAGGCAGCTCTGACAGGTACATCATGGGATATAAACCGTGTCGGAATTGCCCAAAATTCCAACTTAAATTTTACTAATCAATCCACTCAGGTGCCTGGTGTGAAAAATGGGGTCAAAATTAGAGAAGCCCATCAAAATTCAGTTGCAACTGGGTACTCTGCTCATAATCAAAATGAGGGAAATTTCAGCAGACCTCACCGCCCAGTTCCTAGAGTAGGTGTTCTTGGGTCTTTGCTGCAAAAGGAAATCATGACTCGTTCAAACAAGTGTGTGGCACCACTGGGTTGTGGAGCTAGATGGTCTGGCGAACTTCCATCTTTCTTCACTGAAGGAATAGGGAGAACAGATGCCTCTTATTCAGCTAACCATACTGAATATGGTGATCACAGTAGCCAACTCTCTGTGACTGCAAGTACCAAAACGATAGTAAAAGCTGGTGATTCTCCTGTACATAAGTTTGAGATGAGGCAGGTTCGGGTCAGCAAAAACAATGAGCTCATCCAATCTGTTAGACATGATTGCACAACTACAAACTGCATTGTCAACAGAAACCCTGCTGACTTCAGCATACCTGATGAAGACAACATCTACATGCGAGGGTTTGAAGATGTAAGCTCTAAATGTCCGTTCCCCCACAAAAATCCATGGTATCAAACTCATCATGATGGGAAGAAGTGGCAGACGATGAAGCTTCCAGTTCTGAAGGGACCTTGA